The genome window TACCAAAACAGCGCGAGGAGGCCAATAGCGACGAGCATCCACCCCCACAGGTAGTCGAAGTTCAGCCAAGCGCGCCGCAAAATGGCCAGCCCTATTTTGTGATAGACCACAAGAGCAAGCCCACTTGTTACGATGAGGTAGCCGAGCGTGTGAAAGCCGACCCCAATCCAACCCTGAAGAGGGTGGAAAGAGGACGTTGGCTGCGGCATGGCGTGATGCATGTGGGGCATTGGGTGCGGCTTCTGTTGGGGAAGGAGAAAGGGTATCAGCATAAGCCCAGCTCCATGCGCCGAGGCCATGATAAAAGACCAGAGGGTGAGGTCCCAGAAACGAACCTTCATCCCCACCCAACGCGGATGACGAACCCGTAAGAGGCGATAAAGCCCAAAGCCGATCAGCACGACGGCACTTGCCACACGTAAGAAAGGCAAGGGCAAACTGAAGCTAAGCAGTTGCAAAAGCCCCACAACGATTCCAATGGAAAGTAGATGCCCTAGCCCCAATGGCACAAGAGCCCGCCACACGGCTCGGCTGTTCTGTTCTTGCAGCCCAAGCGCCACCGCAAACAGCCACCCCATTCCGGGGTTTAGGCCATGGTAAGCTCCCATGAGAAACAGGGAGAGCCAAATAGAAAAGGGACTCATAGAAATAATGTTTATACAGAAATCGCTCTCTTCAAGGGTCTCGCTTTCACCATGTAACGTCGGGGTTCGGAGCCCGCGCATAATCGGGCTCCGAATGGTTTACGGGAAGCAGTAGGAATCGGAGGAGGCGTCTCCACCTTCAAGGCGAATTTGATGGGCACGAAGCGACTCATCGAACTCGAGGAAAAAGTTAGGATCGAGTTTCATACCGCCTTCAGGCAACACATCTACCTTAGCCATCCAGCTGCGAACACCATCGGGATAAAACTGGTCGTCCCAAGTGCGATAGAGCGAGTTCGTAAAGTAGACCCTTTGTCCGTCGCGGCTTCCCTCCACCATTTGCGGGCCGCCGTTTAGGGGCTTGTTGGGGTTTTTGGGGTGTGCCGCTCTGCGCACGATCCCGCCTAAATGAACAGAGCCGGTGAGCTTTGGATGCAGAGGATCTGAAACATCATATTGGCGTAACTCGCCAGTTCCCCAGCAGGAGGCATAAAGGAAGCGGTCGTCTAAAGAGAGAACGATGTCGGTAAGAAGGGGCGGTACCGCCTTGAACCCTTGGAGAAGTGGCGGCAGCAGAGCAACATCTTCTACCGGCTCGGCAGGTATCTCAATGACCTTCTGGATTGTCCAGCCCTCTTTTGTAAGTTGCCAAAGCCAGATGGAGGCCGAGAGGTCTTTTAACGAGACCACCACACCAGCAAAACCGTAGGGCTTGGTGGGGTCATGAGCGGGGCGTAGTTCCAGCACCATTTGATGTTCCTTGCCAAGATCAACAGCCTGTTGATGGCGACGTCGTCGCAAATCCCAAAAATGCAGTGAGTGGCCGTATTGCGCGTTGAGGAGCAGTTCCGGGTTTAGACCATCCTCGATCATTTTGGGCGTGCCCCACTCGCTGGTGATCATGACGTCGTAGCCGAGATGCCACCAGAAGTCATAAGCCAAGTACTGAGGGCCTCTATCCACTTCCCAGCGACCCAGCACTTCGAATGTCTCATGATCTAACACAAAGACACCGCCGGGTCCCTCGCCATCTGGGTTGCCTAACGCGCTTACGTAGAGGCCGTCCGGCCCGCAGTGGACGGTATGGGGCCGCGAGTAACCTGCCCGCAGAAACACCTCGTTTGGCTCGATGATCTTGACAATTTGGGGGTTGCGGGGGTCAGGCTTCGTGTCGAGAATGTAGATGCGTGAAGAGCGCAGTCCGGGTACCACTAGATAGCGACGCTCCACATGGGGATGAGGGGCGTAGGGGCAAAGGGCAGCACTACAGGCATTCCAACCGAAATGGTGCAGCTCATCGCCCTTGTTGGGCATGGTCACTTGCCCTACGATCTGGCCGTAAGATGCGGAGTTAGGATCTACATCTACCACGAAGAGGGCATCAGGGTGTTCGTTCGGATGCACACTCAATCCAGCAACGAAAGCCACACGCTCTTTGGGAGCTTGCATGGCCATGCGCGGTGAAGGATAGAACGTAGGATCGGGCTGTAAACGCATTTTGGCACCTCTCAGACGAGACCTGGACACTAAGTTGATAATCTGGACTTAGATAGTAGACTTTCGCCATTGTACACCTTTTTCCCTATCGTGTCAACGGACGGTGCAGAGATCTACGGGGTACAATTTTTTTCTTGCGAGCGAAGTATAAGAGGAAGGGGTACCTAGGTATGGATTTAACACGACTATTGCGCGGAGAGATGAGCCGTGAGGAACAGGTGTCTCTTTTAGAGACCTTCGATAACCCACGCCCGGAAAGGGACTATCTCATCGTACACACCTGCCCAGAGTTTACTTCGGTATGTCCTAAGACGGGTCAGCCAGACTTTGCTACCATCACCATTGAGTATGTGCCGGATCGGAAATGCTTGGAGCTCAAAGCGCTAAAGCTCTACTTTTTTTCCTACCGAAATCAGGGCATCTATTATGAAGCGGTGGTGAATCGCATTTTAGACGATTTGGTCTCGGTATGCCATCCGCGTCGCATGACGGTGCGCGGGGAGTTTAACGTACGTGGAGGGTTCTCTTCGGTCGTTACGGCAGAGTATCGGCAAGAGGAAGCAAAGAGAACTTAGTCGCCATCGCGGTAGGGCGGGCTCTCCCTTCGCGAGGATTGAAATCGCTACTCCACTGCCCGCCAGGAGACGGGCGTATGCTCTAGCCGATAACGCAAGTATAGCTCATCTCCATCCCTATAAACGGAAAGGAGGTGAGCACGGAGATAGAAGTCGGGTGGAAAGCCGATTCCGCCCACCGACGTTGGCAGATGCGCGCCTCCCTTTAGTTTTGGAGCGAGGGTAAGAAACAGCTCATCCGCCAAACCTTCACGGAGCAGCGCATCGTTCAAAAGCCCTCCTCCTTCACAAAGAAGATAGCGCACCTTCTGTTCTTGTCGCATACGCCAGAAGGCTTCCGCCAGATCCGCCTCCTCTTCACCACACAAAAGGAGCGTGGCTACCGACCGGAGACGAGCTTGGGCGTCAGCTGGCAGTTTTTTGGGAGCGATTACGAAGGTCTGCTCCAGCGTGGTCTCGAAGAAACGATTTTCGAGGGGGAGATCGCCCGTACGCGTAACCACATAGCGTGGAAGGTTGGGAGGATAGATAACGGGGCCGGCCCGTAGGGTGCCGCCACCGATGATCACGGCGTCGGCGGTACGTTGCAGGCGTCGAAAGAGCTGCTGATCGGTTGGCCCCCCAACGCCCACTGCCGAGCCGTGAGGCTTTCCAACCACGATCTTACCGTCGAGCGTAGAGGCCATGTTGATGTAGACATAGGGACGATGCTCGGGTGGTGCTGGAAAGACGATATGCTGATAGAGTTGATCTGGCGATACAGGGCTTTCTGTAAGATCAAGTAGGCGTTCCAAAGGCATCCCCAACTAAAGCCCTCCGGCGCTAAGGGGCGCATCTTGGAGATAACGAAAGGCAAGATGACAGAACACGCCGATGCCGTAAGGCAAGGGAGCATCGCCGAAATCGTAGGTGGGGGTGTGCAGGGGGGTGACCTGTTTGCCTACACCAAGGCGAAACATAGCGCCAGGGGCGTGCTGCAGATAGATGGCGAAATCTTCCGCTCCCATAGAGGGCGCTTCCAGCGTGATAACGTTTTGCGGCCCGAGAAGCTCTCGCCCAACCTCTTCAATTAAGTGAACGATGGCCGGGTGGTTGTTGGTGACCGGTGTGCCGAAATCGTAGGTAAAACGGTACTTCGCGCGCAAGGCGCTGCAGATGCCAGCCACAACGCGCTCGAGGCGTTCGGGCATGGTTTTGCGAAGCTCGGGATCTAGGCAGCGCACAGTTCCCTGTAGTGTGGCTTTGCCGGGAATCACATTGTAAGCAGTACCCGCATGAAACTGAGCGACGGTCACCACCACTGGTTCAATAGGGTTGATCTCGCGCGAAGCGAGCGTTTGAAGCGCTAAGGTGATCTGTGCCCCCACCACCACAGGGTCCACAGCACTGTGCGGCATAGCCGCGTGAGCGCCCCGCCCCTCGATCACGATATCGAACGTATCGGCAGAGGCCATCATGGGGCCGGAGCGCACCCCTATCTGTCCTACCTCTAGCCCGGGCCATCCGTGGAGGGCAGCGATCGCATCTACGCCCTCCATTGCACCATCGGCGCACATCCTCTCGGCGCCACCAGCCACCTCCTCCGCCGGTTGAAAAATAAATCGGATGGTTCCACGCAACAGGGGGCGTAGAGCAGAAAGCACCATAGCCGCACCTAGGAGCGTGGCCATATGGCCGTCATGACCGCAGGCGTGCATCACCCCATCACGGCAAGACCGATAGGGTATCTCGTTCTCCTCCTGAATGGGTAGGGCGTCCATATCGGCACGAAGCGCAAAGGTTGGGCCATCGGCAGCCCCTTCGGCGGTTCCCCTTAAGGAGCCAATGACTCCAAAACCACCTACGCCTTCGCGCACTTCATCTAAACTGAGGCGTCGCAGCGTTTGAGCAATCCATTGGGAAGTCGCTTCTTCTTGGTAGCTCAGCTCAGGATTTTGATGGAGATGATGGCGCCACTGAGTCACCTCGGGCAATACCCTCTCAATCTGCCCCTGAATCGCCTGATGTACCGAATCCAACATGACTTGACCTCCCAACTGCCAACGCATTTGGAATAGGATACCTCACAAGGACGCCGGACAACGCTGAAGCCAACGTGGTTGGCTAGCTTATCTACCCATCCTCCGATTCGAGAGCGGGAACACATCAACAAGTCTATCGGCAGTCTCTTCAGACAGATGATTCCTCTCTTTTAAACTGCGCCATCTGCGAAGGGACGGAAAGGACGGGATAGAAAGTGATAGAAAGAGAATCGCGTCAGCTTGCCCTGCAAACTGCCCTTTATCTAGAAGCGCGCGCCCGGTTTAGGCTCATAAGGCGGCGAGGAAGGCCTCAAAAAGACGTTTGGAACGCGGGTCGTGAACGGCTGTCTCTTCTGGGTGGAACTGCACAGCCAGAATGAAATGGTGCCGATCCGACTCAAGTCCCTCAATTACGCCGTCGGGTGCACGAGCAACCACCCTTAGGCCAGGCGCCACATCGCGCACCGCCTGATGGTGCAACGAGTTCACCGGCATCTCCGTGCAGCCCACAATGGCAGCAAGGCGGCTATCTGGCTCGATGGTGATGGAGTGACTGAAATCACTGCGACGGTACCCCAAGTCGGTCTGTCGGTGATGAATCTCAGAAGGAAATTCGCTTGGCAGGTCTTGATACAGCGTGCCTCCCAAGGCCACGTTGAGAGTCTGAATGCCACGACATATGCCAAAGATAGGCAGGTCCCGCTCTATCGCCTTCTGAACAAGCGGAATCTCGGTGGCATCGCGCACAGGCTGCACTTCGCCAAGCTTTTCGTGGCGGGGTTGCCCATAAAAGGTCGGGTCAATGTCGGCCCCACCGGTTAGCAGCAGGCCATCTATTGCGTCTAGATAGCCCATCCATGTCTCCGGCGAAGGCAAAGAAAGGCTGGGAAGAACTATCGGAATGCCGCCGGCCTCCTCGATGGCGCGAACATACGCATCATTAAGAACATGGCGAGGGCCCGATGTCCCCGTCGCCTCCGTTATACCGCAGGTAATTCCAACGACCTTTCGGCTCATGAGGGCTTCTCCTTTACAGAGGTATTGACCAAAGAAGGAGATATTTCTTGCTGGGATGCGGTAGCTACCGACTCCCTTGGGTCGGCGCTCACGTTTTCTTCCGACAAGCCTTTGGGCAATGGCGCCGTAGCAACTTCGGGAGGCAACTCTGTATCTGCGTAAGCCTGGTATCGGCGTCTTAGAGCAAAAAGACCCCACAACCCAATAAGAATCATCAGGACGCTGACGATGTGGGTATCGGTAATGTGCAACGACGGGATGCGATAGGTGGATGTGGCGCCGGCACGCAGAAACTCCACGGCGAAACGGTAGGCACCGTACATGGCGATATAGGCCCAAAACAGCTCTCCATCACGACGCGAGCGTTTTTGCCAGCGGGTAAGCCACCAAAAGAACCCTAGATTGATAAGGGTGGCGTAGAGCTGAATAGGGTGGCTCGGCGGGGTAAGCTGGCCAGGGTGGTCTTCATCAGGAAAGCGAATGCCCCAAGGCAGAGAGGTAGGAGCGCCATAGCAGCACCCGTTTAGCAAGCAGCCAATGCGCCCGATGGCATAGCCAAGCGGCCATGCGGTAGCCCCGATGTCAGCAACAGCATAGAACGAGAGCTTTCGACTTCGACATATCCAAAGCAGGGTAAAAATGGCAAAAAGGAGAGCCCCATGGATAGAAAGGCCGCCCATCCAGATGCGAAATATGTCCAGCGGATGAGCCGCATAGTCGCCCCAGTCGAGCAAAACGAATACGAGGCGTGCCCCAATGATAGAGAATATCACACCGAAAAAGGCGACATCAAATATCACATCCGGATGAATGCGGCGTGGAGAACCTACGGGACAAACGCGCATACGGTAGTCACACAACCGCATGGCGTAGCGCGTGGCCAACAACACTCCTAACATAATCAGCACGCCATAGGAGTGAACGGCGTAATGGCCAATATGAAACAGAATCGGGTGCATAGAGTCTACTCGGTCTGCATCGGCTCGGAGCAAGCGGTTTCTGTCGGCTCAACAGCAGGAGGCGTGTGGGGATGGGCCTTCTCGTTCCAGAGCGACACAAGGAAATGGATAAGCAGCAGGGTAATACCCAACGTGATGGCCGAATCGGCGATATTGAAGATAGGCCATCGGATGATGCGCACATCGAAGAAGTCCACAACGTAACCTAGGCTCAGGCGATCGGTGAGGTTACCAAGCGCGCCGCCGAGAGCAAGGGCGAAGGAAGTGCCCACCAGCAGATCGACATGGAGCATGCGATGGTAGGCATAGAGCAGGGTAATGGCCGCCACAATGGCAAAAATGATGAAGAGCGGATTGCCTCTTGGCAGCAGGCCCCAGGCGCCGCCGGTGTTATGGGTAAGCGTCAGCAGAAACGCACTGCCGAAAATGGGGCGGGAGGGGCCCTCAGGAATAAGATGCGTCTGAACCCAATGTTTACTGAGCTGATCGCTAAAAAAGACAATAGAGACAATAAGGTAGAAGTAGACCGGTCGTAAAGCACGTACCCGCTGGGCTTCGACTTGAACTTGCTCTCTTAACGGAGCGGTTGCTACTTTTTGCACGCTATCTTCCATATGCTCTATTGTACCACGTCCTTTTTGGACTACGGTAGGCGTGGGGAGGCAGGTTCCCAAAGAGATGCTTAGTTCGAGACGAATGTGTCCAAAGGGAACCGTCAGTGTAGGGGACAAGGCATGCCGCCCTCTCCTAGGACAGGGAAGTTAGTCACACGAAACTTAGTTTTCGGCAAGAGAACGCAGGTAGGCCAGAAGCAGCCGAAGGAGCTCATCGGGGGCCTGGCAATGCATGATCTCGTAGCCATGAGAGTTTTCCACAGGCAAGCCCAACGTCACCGGCCGCGCTACTAGGCCGTTGGCGGCGCAGCAGGAGGCATCGCTGCCACCACGTGACAAGTACTGCCAATGTGGCTGCTGACCCAGGGTTTGGCAACAGGCCGTAAGCAGCTGGCCGTCTATGGCTTCCATGGCGGCGTAGCTATCGCGCACCCAGATGGTCGGCTGTGCGTTGATAACGAAGTTGGCCTCCGGTGTCTTAGGGCCGATCTCCAGCGCAATGCAGATATCGGCTGGGTGGCGTTGGAGGTAAAAACGCGCGCCCTCCCCACCTACCTCCTCCGAGGTGGTGGCCAGAAACGTGAGAGGGCCGAGGTTCAGCAGAGGTTGCTGTGCAAGCGCTTCCAAAGCCAAAAGCCATACGGCGAGGTCAGCCCGATCGTCCAAAAAATAGGCTGCGATGTGGTTGCCGAACTTTGTAATAGTGCGTCGTGAGGGGTCTAGAACGGCGCGCAATCCCGGCCGCACGCCCATCGCTTCAAGCTCGGCGGGCGAAAGGCCGGTGAAGAGACAAACCTTCTCCCACTCCAGCGGGCCTTTGCGTGCCTGATGGGCGACGCTGGCCTCATGTTCGGTGTGCACGGAGCCGAAAGAGAGAATCGTCGGCAGCGGCCCTGTGGGAGTTAGCACCTGAATAGGTGCCTCACCCCATTTCCATGGATAGATGCCCCCACACGGCGCCACCTTCAGCGTCCCATCCTCCTCAATGCGGGTTACCATCAGCGCGATCTCATCCATGTGGGCAGTAACTACCACCGATGGACGTGTCGGATCGCCAGGCAGCGTTACCACCAGGTTGCCTTTTGAGTCGGTCTGGAGATGGTAGCCGAAGCAGGTGAGGTGTGCTTTCAAAAACTCACGCACAGGCTCCTCTTGCCCCGGAGGGCCGGGAAGGGCTACCAGTTCGCGAATAAGCGATAACGCCTTGGTGTCGGCCATGGGTTAAAAGCTCCGCACAAGGTGCTCCCCGCAGCGATACGCGAGGGCCATAATGGTAAGCACAGGGTTGAAGCCGCCATTGGTGACATGCAAGGAGGCATCTATGACGAAGAGATTATCGAAATCATGTACGCGTCCCCATGGGTCGGTAACCGAGGTTTTCGGATCGTGCCCCATGCGACAGGTACCAGCTTGGTGTTGTCCAGCGCTTAGGTGATAACCTGGCGGGTCACCCCACACCTTTATGGCCCCGCTGGCCAGTAGCCACTCTTTGGCGCGTCCCCACATGTAGTGCGCGGTGCGCACCGTTTCGGGATGGGCTACCCCCTCGAAGCGCCCCACCGGCAGGCCATAACGATCGCGTACATCGGGGTCGAGTGTCACACGGCAGTTCGGGTTTGGAATCTCGTGTACAGGGCCCATCACATGGAGAGTACGCCGATAGTTCTCTCGCATCCAACGCTTGTTTTCCAACCCGCGGCGAGGGAGGTCGGGTGGCAGGGCGTTTTTCCAAAAGATGATAGGGAGCTTGATGAACTCGTTGGCCAACATGCCACCTCCAACGATGCCGGGGTTATGGTGGTTGAATTGGCAAGTGGCAATGCAGACACCTGGGCCGATACCGTCGTAAACCGGCTCCTCCATAAGCCCAAAAGCCCCCGGATAGTAGTGTCCTTGAAGATTACGCCCCACAAGGTCATATCGGTTGCCAAGGCCGTTTGGGTGATGAGGGGAGGCGGAGAGCAGAAGCAGACGAGCCGACTCGATGGCCCCAGCCGATACCACAACGCGTTTGGCGGTGACCGTGTGGCGTTCCAGCCGGCCGTTCTCTTCTAGAATGTAAGAGACGCCTGTCACGTTGCCGCGTCCATCCGTCTCGATGCGCTCAGCCACAGCACGGGTTTTTAGGGTGCAAAGGCCGGTGGCCAGAGCACGGGGCAGCAGGGTATTATGTGTGCCGTTTTTTGCATTGGAGGGGCAATCGAACCCAACGCAGTGCTGGCACTGCACGCAGGCAGGCCTTCCGTTGTAGGGCACGCTGTTGATGAGCAACGGCGGGGTGCAGGTTTTCCATCCTAAGGCCTGCGCCCCACGCGCCAAAACCTGGCCGGAGCGGGTAAGGGGCATCGGTGGCATCGGGTAGCTTTTCCTGCGAGGCACCGGAGGAGCATGAGCCTCGGAATCGCTACAGACGCCCAGCTCCCATTCAGCGCGTTCGTAGTAAGGCTCAAGGTCGTTGTAGGAGAGAGGCCAGTCGGCCAGCGAGCTGCCCTCAGGCACACCGTAGAGACTGGCCATACGAAAATCCTCTTCCATAAAGCGCCAGGCTTGGGCACCGTAAACGCGCGTTCCTCCGCCCACACAGGCCGCATTGTTCTGATAGCCCCCCTCATGAGGACGCACCAGGTAGCGTTCTCCAAACAGCCCTGTCGCTACTCTCGGATGACCATCGCTATCAGGCCCGGCGTTATGGCCATACTGCGAAAGTCGTTGATTGCGCAGATGGTCACGTCCGATCTGGCCTGTATCGAGGTTGGGACCTCGTTCAAGCAAAAGCACTTGCTTGCCGGCCTCAGCCAGCAGACAGGCCACGATCGCACCGGCTGCACCCGCTCCAATTACTACCGCGTCATAATCTGGCATAGCTGTTCTTCTATTCAAGGATTCGCCCTAACGCTCGTTATCTCCTGCTTGAAGTTTGGAGTGTATCATGGCTCAAAGGGGGCCTCAGCAATACCCAAGCAGGGAAACGCGCGGCGACGGCGAATAGTATTGAAAAACACATCTATTCGGAGAAGAACTTATGTCCTTAACCAAAAGAGCGTTGGGCCGCACCGGTCTACAGGTCACGGTATTGGGGTATGGAGCCATGGAGATTCGTGGGCCCCGCATCTGGGGCGGTCGCCCCGTGACCGAACAGCAGGCCGAGACCATTCTTAATGCAGTGCTCGACGCGGGCATCAACTTTATTGACACAGCAAACGACTACGGCCGTAGTGAGGAGTTCATCGGGAAATACCTCTCTAAACGGCGCAGCGAGTTCTACATCGCCACCAAATGCGGCTGCAAGGTAACCTATCGGGATGAGAACACGGACGACACTCCTCATGAGTGGACTCGTGAAAACCTGTTTCGAGGCCTGCACGAAAGCCTTCAACGCCTTAAGACCGACTATATAGACATCATGCAGCTTCACAACCCTACCGTGGAACAGTGCCAACAGGGCGATCTGGTCAACGTTTTAAAGGAGATGCAGCAGCAGGGTAAGGTGCGCTGGATTGGGTGCTCCTCCACATTGCCGCACATCCGCACCTATATCGAGTGGAATGTTTTTGACGTTTTTCAGATTCCTTACTCGGCTTTGGAGCGTGCGCATGAGAACGTGATCACGGAGGCCGCGCAAAAAGGAGCCGGCATCATCGATCGCGGTGGCGTGGCACGCGGAGAGCCAGGGGCTGGTTTGGGCAACCCCGACCGATGGAAAACCTTTGAGGCCGCCAAACTCGACGAACTACGCGGGGAGGGCGAATCGCGAACGGCTTTTCTACTTCGGTTTCTCCTTGCGCACCCGCACATTCATACCACTATTGTCGGTACTCTTAATCCCGACCACCTGCGAGAGAATGTAGCCGCTGCCGAAAAAGGCCCTCTACCGCCTGAAATCTACGAGGAGGCAAAACGACGCCTCGATGCTGTCGGAGAGCAGCCTCAGTAGCTGCTGGAGGAAAGGTCTATGACAAGCGATGTGACACCTCTCTTTAATGCGCTTCAATGGCACACCCTCTGCGCACTGGCCGACACGATCATTCCAGCCGACGATTATCCGAGCGCTATCGAGGCTGGTGTCGATCACTACCTAAAAAGAATCTTCTCTACCGATCTCAGAGGGCAGCTTGCTACCTATCGGCTCTGCCTCGATCTGCTGAATGAGGAGACCGACATGCTTTATGGAGCCTCCTTCCCCAATCTCTCCGTAGAACAACGCGAAGAGTTGCTCGCGCGCCTTGAAGGGGGTCAGCACGCGCTCACCTGGCCCCTTCACCCTAGATATTTCCTCCATCGCCTCTATCACCTCGTAGCTGAGGGCTACTACAGCGACCCGGGCAATGGAGGCAATCGTGGCGCCATCTCGTGGAAAATGATCGGCTTCGAAGTAACAGCCTAATGAACCGCCAAGAGGGAATAGCAAACTACTCTCCGTTCGCCATTCGCCAGAAAAACGAAATCGTTCCCTCTAAGGGTATTATAAAGCCGTTTGAAAGAGATTTTCTTTGTAGCGAGAAGAGAAACCAATGACGCGCTCCCCTGTTCGATTTTTTCAAGCCATCGCTTTGTTCATGTTTGCCATAGGGCTGGCCGGTTGCAGAAATCCCGCGGCCGCTCCGCACACATCGGAGGCGACAAGCGGTTCGTCTCCCTCTGCATCCGCGCACTACACGCTCAACCTTCCGGAGCCACCGGAGCCAGCTATCGCCATTCCCTCCAGCCCTGCCAAACGGCCCTATCGCATTGCGGTTAGCTTGCTTACCCGTGACGATGACTTCTACATCACCCTCGAAAAAGGACTTCGAGAGGAGGCGGCTAAAGAGGGCGTGCAACTCACGGTGGAATCGGGCGATAAAGACCTAAACAAACAGATCAACCAGGTGCAGAACTTTGTTGCCCAAAAGTACGACGCTATTATCCTGTGTCCAGTGGATAGCCAAGGCGTGATCTCCGCGGTAACCCTCGCCAATAATGCGCACATCCCCGTCTTCACTGCCGACATCACCAGCAACGGCGGCAAGATCGTCTCTTACATAGCTTCCGACAATGTGCAGGGTGGACGGCTTGTTGGAGAGTATGCAGCAAAGAAC of Chthonomonas calidirosea T49 contains these proteins:
- a CDS encoding selenium-binding family protein, which translates into the protein MRLQPDPTFYPSPRMAMQAPKERVAFVAGLSVHPNEHPDALFVVDVDPNSASYGQIVGQVTMPNKGDELHHFGWNACSAALCPYAPHPHVERRYLVVPGLRSSRIYILDTKPDPRNPQIVKIIEPNEVFLRAGYSRPHTVHCGPDGLYVSALGNPDGEGPGGVFVLDHETFEVLGRWEVDRGPQYLAYDFWWHLGYDVMITSEWGTPKMIEDGLNPELLLNAQYGHSLHFWDLRRRRHQQAVDLGKEHQMVLELRPAHDPTKPYGFAGVVVSLKDLSASIWLWQLTKEGWTIQKVIEIPAEPVEDVALLPPLLQGFKAVPPLLTDIVLSLDDRFLYASCWGTGELRQYDVSDPLHPKLTGSVHLGGIVRRAAHPKNPNKPLNGGPQMVEGSRDGQRVYFTNSLYRTWDDQFYPDGVRSWMAKVDVLPEGGMKLDPNFFLEFDESLRAHQIRLEGGDASSDSYCFP
- the queF gene encoding preQ(1) synthase, yielding MDLTRLLRGEMSREEQVSLLETFDNPRPERDYLIVHTCPEFTSVCPKTGQPDFATITIEYVPDRKCLELKALKLYFFSYRNQGIYYEAVVNRILDDLVSVCHPRRMTVRGEFNVRGGFSSVVTAEYRQEEAKRT
- a CDS encoding RibD family protein is translated as MPLERLLDLTESPVSPDQLYQHIVFPAPPEHRPYVYINMASTLDGKIVVGKPHGSAVGVGGPTDQQLFRRLQRTADAVIIGGGTLRAGPVIYPPNLPRYVVTRTGDLPLENRFFETTLEQTFVIAPKKLPADAQARLRSVATLLLCGEEEADLAEAFWRMRQEQKVRYLLCEGGGLLNDALLREGLADELFLTLAPKLKGGAHLPTSVGGIGFPPDFYLRAHLLSVYRDGDELYLRYRLEHTPVSWRAVE
- a CDS encoding M20 metallopeptidase family protein, whose protein sequence is MLDSVHQAIQGQIERVLPEVTQWRHHLHQNPELSYQEEATSQWIAQTLRRLSLDEVREGVGGFGVIGSLRGTAEGAADGPTFALRADMDALPIQEENEIPYRSCRDGVMHACGHDGHMATLLGAAMVLSALRPLLRGTIRFIFQPAEEVAGGAERMCADGAMEGVDAIAALHGWPGLEVGQIGVRSGPMMASADTFDIVIEGRGAHAAMPHSAVDPVVVGAQITLALQTLASREINPIEPVVVTVAQFHAGTAYNVIPGKATLQGTVRCLDPELRKTMPERLERVVAGICSALRAKYRFTYDFGTPVTNNHPAIVHLIEEVGRELLGPQNVITLEAPSMGAEDFAIYLQHAPGAMFRLGVGKQVTPLHTPTYDFGDAPLPYGIGVFCHLAFRYLQDAPLSAGGL
- a CDS encoding gamma-glutamyl-gamma-aminobutyrate hydrolase family protein: MSRKVVGITCGITEATGTSGPRHVLNDAYVRAIEEAGGIPIVLPSLSLPSPETWMGYLDAIDGLLLTGGADIDPTFYGQPRHEKLGEVQPVRDATEIPLVQKAIERDLPIFGICRGIQTLNVALGGTLYQDLPSEFPSEIHHRQTDLGYRRSDFSHSITIEPDSRLAAIVGCTEMPVNSLHHQAVRDVAPGLRVVARAPDGVIEGLESDRHHFILAVQFHPEETAVHDPRSKRLFEAFLAAL
- the lgt gene encoding prolipoprotein diacylglyceryl transferase, which encodes MHPILFHIGHYAVHSYGVLIMLGVLLATRYAMRLCDYRMRVCPVGSPRRIHPDVIFDVAFFGVIFSIIGARLVFVLLDWGDYAAHPLDIFRIWMGGLSIHGALLFAIFTLLWICRSRKLSFYAVADIGATAWPLGYAIGRIGCLLNGCCYGAPTSLPWGIRFPDEDHPGQLTPPSHPIQLYATLINLGFFWWLTRWQKRSRRDGELFWAYIAMYGAYRFAVEFLRAGATSTYRIPSLHITDTHIVSVLMILIGLWGLFALRRRYQAYADTELPPEVATAPLPKGLSEENVSADPRESVATASQQEISPSLVNTSVKEKPS
- the lspA gene encoding signal peptidase II translates to MSPTLTVPFGHIRLELSISLGTCLPTPTVVQKGRGTIEHMEDSVQKVATAPLREQVQVEAQRVRALRPVYFYLIVSIVFFSDQLSKHWVQTHLIPEGPSRPIFGSAFLLTLTHNTGGAWGLLPRGNPLFIIFAIVAAITLLYAYHRMLHVDLLVGTSFALALGGALGNLTDRLSLGYVVDFFDVRIIRWPIFNIADSAITLGITLLLIHFLVSLWNEKAHPHTPPAVEPTETACSEPMQTE
- a CDS encoding M42 family metallopeptidase, which translates into the protein MADTKALSLIRELVALPGPPGQEEPVREFLKAHLTCFGYHLQTDSKGNLVVTLPGDPTRPSVVVTAHMDEIALMVTRIEEDGTLKVAPCGGIYPWKWGEAPIQVLTPTGPLPTILSFGSVHTEHEASVAHQARKGPLEWEKVCLFTGLSPAELEAMGVRPGLRAVLDPSRRTITKFGNHIAAYFLDDRADLAVWLLALEALAQQPLLNLGPLTFLATTSEEVGGEGARFYLQRHPADICIALEIGPKTPEANFVINAQPTIWVRDSYAAMEAIDGQLLTACCQTLGQQPHWQYLSRGGSDASCCAANGLVARPVTLGLPVENSHGYEIMHCQAPDELLRLLLAYLRSLAEN
- a CDS encoding GMC family oxidoreductase, translating into MPDYDAVVIGAGAAGAIVACLLAEAGKQVLLLERGPNLDTGQIGRDHLRNQRLSQYGHNAGPDSDGHPRVATGLFGERYLVRPHEGGYQNNAACVGGGTRVYGAQAWRFMEEDFRMASLYGVPEGSSLADWPLSYNDLEPYYERAEWELGVCSDSEAHAPPVPRRKSYPMPPMPLTRSGQVLARGAQALGWKTCTPPLLINSVPYNGRPACVQCQHCVGFDCPSNAKNGTHNTLLPRALATGLCTLKTRAVAERIETDGRGNVTGVSYILEENGRLERHTVTAKRVVVSAGAIESARLLLLSASPHHPNGLGNRYDLVGRNLQGHYYPGAFGLMEEPVYDGIGPGVCIATCQFNHHNPGIVGGGMLANEFIKLPIIFWKNALPPDLPRRGLENKRWMRENYRRTLHVMGPVHEIPNPNCRVTLDPDVRDRYGLPVGRFEGVAHPETVRTAHYMWGRAKEWLLASGAIKVWGDPPGYHLSAGQHQAGTCRMGHDPKTSVTDPWGRVHDFDNLFVIDASLHVTNGGFNPVLTIMALAYRCGEHLVRSF